In Haloarchaeobius litoreus, the following are encoded in one genomic region:
- a CDS encoding MaoC/PaaZ C-terminal domain-containing protein has protein sequence MAYSYEPHYFEDMEVGKTFESVGRTVTESDFVFHSMFADDWTELHTNAEYSEEGPFGERIGHGPMTFILTTGMVQRCGFVERTVIAFLGMNYMDVPNPLTIGDTISSEFEVTEKQEFDSREDAGLVVIDAETRNQDDEILLQGDMKFMFKRRDFYGDKPGNP, from the coding sequence ATGGCCTACAGCTACGAGCCACACTACTTCGAGGATATGGAGGTCGGCAAGACCTTCGAGAGCGTCGGACGGACAGTGACGGAATCCGACTTCGTCTTCCACTCGATGTTCGCCGACGACTGGACCGAACTACACACGAACGCCGAGTACAGCGAGGAGGGCCCGTTCGGCGAGCGCATCGGCCACGGCCCGATGACGTTCATCCTCACGACCGGGATGGTCCAGCGCTGTGGCTTCGTCGAGCGCACCGTCATCGCCTTCCTCGGCATGAACTACATGGACGTACCGAACCCGCTGACCATCGGCGACACCATCTCCTCGGAGTTCGAGGTCACGGAGAAGCAGGAGTTCGACTCGCGCGAGGACGCCGGACTGGTCGTCATCGACGCCGAGACGCGCAACCAGGACGACGAGATACTGCTGCAGGGCGATATGAAGTTCATGTTCAAGCGGCGGGACTTCTACGGCGACAAGCCCGGAAATCCCTGA
- a CDS encoding VOC family protein, with amino-acid sequence MDIRIDHVASAWADREAGEAACDAVGLPTTYGGEHADGSTDMSIVGFPDGSYLELITNTGEAEPSRWPEFIAGDAGPAAWCVEVDDLRTALSRALDAGVRVAGPDRDGRARPDGVAVEWETAILGESLGATLPFLIEDRTPRRYRITPDPELVDSPLTGISEVVVLTDDATALTRPFDRLFGVPRPETVETDSFGARLHRFAGAGVALAEPAGDRLTARLDEFGPAPCAVLVETNDLGRAADSFSLTAPERWGDDRVAWFDHPALREWLGVVEYAH; translated from the coding sequence ATGGACATCCGAATCGACCACGTCGCGAGCGCCTGGGCCGACCGCGAGGCGGGCGAAGCCGCGTGCGACGCCGTCGGGCTACCGACCACCTACGGCGGTGAGCACGCCGACGGGAGCACCGACATGAGCATCGTCGGCTTCCCCGACGGCAGCTACCTCGAACTCATCACGAACACCGGCGAGGCGGAACCCTCGCGCTGGCCCGAGTTCATCGCCGGCGACGCGGGGCCCGCTGCGTGGTGTGTCGAGGTCGACGACCTCCGGACGGCGCTCTCACGCGCGCTGGACGCCGGGGTGCGCGTCGCCGGGCCGGACCGCGACGGCCGTGCCCGTCCCGATGGTGTCGCCGTCGAGTGGGAGACGGCCATCCTCGGGGAGAGCCTCGGCGCGACGCTCCCGTTCTTAATCGAGGACCGGACACCGCGGCGGTACCGCATCACGCCGGACCCCGAACTCGTGGACTCGCCGCTCACGGGCATCTCGGAGGTCGTCGTGCTGACGGACGACGCGACCGCGCTGACCCGCCCGTTCGACCGGCTGTTCGGCGTGCCGCGGCCGGAGACCGTCGAGACCGACAGCTTCGGCGCGCGCCTCCACCGGTTCGCCGGGGCCGGTGTCGCGCTCGCCGAACCCGCCGGTGACCGCCTCACGGCCAGGCTCGACGAGTTCGGACCGGCACCCTGTGCCGTCCTCGTCGAGACGAACGACCTCGGCAGGGCGGCGGACTCCTTCTCCCTCACAGCCCCGGAGCGGTGGGGCGACGACCGCGTCGCGTGGTTTGACCACCCGGCACTGCGGGAGTGGCTCGGCGTCGTCGAGTACGCGCACTGA
- a CDS encoding ABC transporter ATP-binding protein — protein MSLLELDAVDAGYGDLQILTDVDMHVDDGEYVTIVGPNGAGKSTAMKTVFGLTTHMGGTVHFEGDPIHELGTQEIIREGIAYVPQTENLFPRMTVRENLEMGAYIFDDVPQDRLADVFDRFPILQERQRQRAGTMSGGQQQMLAMGAALMLDPELLLLDEPSAGLAPDLVDGMFDRIDEINDAGTAVLMVEQNAKEALRRCDRGYVLVNGENSFEGPGDALLADEEVRQRFLGG, from the coding sequence ATGAGCCTGCTCGAACTCGACGCCGTCGACGCGGGCTACGGCGACCTCCAGATCCTGACAGACGTGGACATGCACGTCGACGACGGCGAGTACGTCACCATCGTCGGCCCGAACGGGGCCGGCAAGTCCACCGCGATGAAGACCGTCTTCGGCCTCACCACCCATATGGGTGGCACCGTCCACTTCGAGGGCGACCCCATCCACGAGCTGGGCACGCAGGAGATAATCCGCGAGGGCATCGCCTACGTCCCGCAGACGGAGAACCTGTTCCCGCGGATGACCGTCCGCGAGAACCTGGAGATGGGCGCGTACATCTTCGACGACGTGCCCCAGGACCGGCTCGCCGATGTGTTCGACCGGTTCCCCATCCTGCAGGAACGCCAGCGCCAGCGCGCCGGCACGATGTCCGGCGGGCAACAGCAGATGCTGGCGATGGGCGCGGCGCTGATGCTCGACCCCGAGCTCCTGCTGCTCGACGAGCCCTCCGCCGGGCTCGCACCGGACCTCGTCGACGGGATGTTCGACCGTATCGACGAGATCAACGACGCCGGGACCGCGGTGCTGATGGTCGAGCAGAACGCCAAGGAGGCGCTCCGGCGCTGCGACCGCGGCTACGTCCTCGTCAACGGCGAGAACAGCTTCGAGGGGCCCGGCGACGCGTTGCTCGCAGACGAGGAGGTCCGCCAGCGCTTCCTCGGCGGCTGA
- a CDS encoding branched-chain amino acid ABC transporter permease, translating into MVDTGLLDALAQGLVTGSIIAAGAIGLSLVYSIAEVPNFAHGDMITVGAYFALVVNRPDEIALLPGLPGGAVSLVLAGLFALVAASAFGALYELAIFRRFRSKEADLITMVIVSLGLALVLRNLVLFVAGSRNISYETPVVRDVNWDLYLTGSGLTVQRTQRQAGDIALLAEWGYPLWLLLGIVAAAGAVGYGVYRWRTTDEDFRTVHLVSPRVLGVLSGLATLLALVYALRFDPQGTDALWSTRIGTSYKDIAIVVVVAVAMFLLNLVLKATRLGKGMRATADNMDLAEVRGVDVDRIQLVVWVIAGLLTALAGVLAGWSASNVNPNMGFTLLLPVFAAVILGGIRSPYGAAAGAILIGISMDVGVYLLPSGLATYRTAIAFVVLIGVLLVKPDGLWGDV; encoded by the coding sequence GTGGTAGACACCGGACTCCTCGACGCGCTGGCACAGGGGCTGGTCACCGGCAGTATCATCGCCGCCGGGGCCATCGGTCTCTCGCTGGTGTACTCCATCGCGGAGGTGCCGAACTTCGCCCACGGGGACATGATAACCGTGGGGGCGTACTTCGCACTCGTCGTGAACCGGCCCGACGAAATCGCGCTGCTGCCGGGGCTGCCCGGCGGCGCGGTCTCGCTCGTCCTCGCAGGGCTGTTCGCGCTCGTCGCCGCGTCGGCCTTCGGCGCGCTGTACGAGCTCGCCATCTTCCGGCGGTTCCGGTCGAAGGAGGCGGACCTCATCACGATGGTCATCGTCTCGCTGGGGCTCGCGCTCGTGTTGCGCAACCTGGTGCTGTTCGTCGCCGGGTCGCGAAACATCAGCTACGAGACGCCGGTCGTCCGCGACGTGAACTGGGACCTCTACCTCACCGGGTCGGGGCTCACGGTCCAGCGCACCCAGCGACAGGCGGGCGACATCGCACTGCTCGCCGAGTGGGGCTACCCGCTGTGGCTCCTGCTGGGCATCGTCGCCGCGGCCGGAGCGGTCGGCTACGGCGTCTACCGCTGGCGGACCACCGACGAGGACTTCCGGACCGTCCACCTCGTCTCGCCGCGCGTACTCGGCGTCCTCAGCGGGCTCGCGACGCTGCTCGCCCTCGTCTACGCGCTCCGATTCGACCCGCAGGGGACCGACGCGCTCTGGTCGACCCGGATCGGCACGAGCTACAAGGACATCGCCATCGTGGTCGTCGTGGCCGTGGCGATGTTCCTGCTCAACCTCGTGCTGAAGGCGACCCGGCTCGGCAAGGGGATGCGCGCGACCGCCGACAACATGGACCTCGCGGAGGTCCGCGGCGTCGACGTCGACCGCATCCAGCTCGTCGTCTGGGTCATCGCCGGCCTGCTGACCGCGCTCGCCGGCGTCCTCGCCGGGTGGAGCGCGTCGAACGTCAACCCGAACATGGGCTTCACCCTGCTGTTGCCCGTGTTCGCGGCGGTCATCCTCGGCGGCATCAGGTCGCCCTACGGGGCCGCCGCCGGGGCCATACTCATCGGCATCAGCATGGACGTGGGCGTCTACCTGCTCCCGTCGGGACTGGCGACGTACCGCACCGCCATCGCCTTCGTCGTACTCATCGGGGTCCTGCTCGTCAAACCCGACGGCCTGTGGGGTGATGTCTGA
- a CDS encoding ABC transporter ATP-binding protein, translating to MTDDPVLSVSGLERSFGGITALDGVDVTVGQGITGLIGPNGAGKTTFFNCITGYLDPDGGTVEFQGTDVTGKRTPSIVREGLVRTFQIPRELENMTVRENLLLAPSGQSGEKLGRAWLRGGAFAEDERRSRREAEEMAEFFELDHLLDEPAGSLSGGQRKLLELARVLLTEPEMVLLDEPLAGVNPTLEKKILDRIHELESQGLTFLFVEHDIELIMEHCDHVVVMHQGRKLTEGPPSAVRSDQRVIDAYLGEEL from the coding sequence ATGACTGACGACCCCGTCCTCTCGGTGTCGGGACTGGAGAGGTCCTTCGGGGGCATCACCGCCCTCGACGGCGTCGACGTCACCGTCGGCCAGGGCATCACCGGCCTCATCGGCCCGAACGGTGCCGGCAAGACCACGTTCTTCAACTGCATCACGGGCTACCTCGACCCCGACGGCGGCACCGTCGAGTTCCAGGGGACGGACGTGACGGGCAAGCGCACCCCGAGCATCGTCCGCGAGGGGCTCGTCCGGACGTTCCAGATACCGCGCGAGCTGGAGAACATGACCGTTCGCGAGAACCTGCTGCTCGCACCCAGTGGACAGTCCGGCGAGAAGCTCGGCCGTGCCTGGCTGCGCGGCGGCGCGTTCGCCGAGGACGAGCGACGGAGCCGACGCGAGGCCGAGGAGATGGCCGAGTTCTTCGAGCTCGACCACCTGCTCGACGAGCCCGCCGGCTCCCTGTCGGGCGGCCAGCGCAAGCTGCTCGAACTCGCCCGCGTGCTGCTGACCGAGCCCGAGATGGTTCTGCTCGACGAGCCGCTGGCGGGCGTCAACCCGACGCTCGAGAAGAAGATACTCGACCGCATCCACGAACTGGAGTCGCAGGGACTCACGTTCCTGTTCGTCGAACACGACATCGAACTCATCATGGAGCACTGCGACCACGTCGTCGTCATGCATCAGGGCAGGAAACTCACCGAGGGCCCGCCCTCGGCGGTCAGGAGCGACCAGCGCGTCATCGACGCCTACCTGGGTGAGGAGCTATGA
- a CDS encoding VOC family protein, giving the protein MTMDHAAIRVSNLDDSLAFYRDVFGYEPVDRFEESDSVSDTFVGVDDQAVIQLIDADGPVEADDGGHLGLSVEDIDAAVAELPTDRVTRGPETIDDIGVRIAFVTDPDGHVLELLEPV; this is encoded by the coding sequence ATGACCATGGACCACGCGGCGATCCGTGTCTCGAACCTCGACGACTCCCTCGCGTTCTACCGCGACGTGTTCGGCTACGAGCCCGTCGACCGGTTCGAGGAGAGCGACAGCGTCTCGGACACCTTCGTGGGCGTCGACGACCAGGCAGTGATACAGCTCATCGATGCGGACGGCCCGGTCGAGGCCGACGACGGCGGCCACCTCGGCCTCTCGGTCGAGGACATCGACGCAGCGGTCGCCGAGCTGCCGACCGACCGCGTCACCCGCGGACCGGAGACCATCGACGACATCGGGGTCCGCATCGCGTTCGTCACCGACCCCGACGGTCACGTGCTGGAGCTGCTCGAACCGGTCTGA
- a CDS encoding DUF5518 domain-containing protein translates to MALNFDDRSHENGFWINALIGAVAAFVLGFIPFSTVLGGVVAAYLQKGETRMENVKVGAAAGAIFFIPSLLGLFGFGFLGILTGDATGFIVLMLFGIILLVMAAIYTVGLCALGGFIAHAVWEDDFRKARTTASTGTTTETYDEAQY, encoded by the coding sequence ATGGCACTCAATTTCGACGACCGCAGTCACGAGAACGGCTTCTGGATCAACGCGCTCATCGGCGCCGTCGCCGCGTTCGTGCTCGGGTTCATCCCGTTCTCGACCGTCCTCGGTGGCGTGGTCGCCGCGTACCTGCAGAAAGGAGAGACCCGAATGGAGAACGTGAAGGTCGGGGCGGCCGCCGGGGCGATATTCTTCATCCCGTCACTACTCGGACTGTTCGGGTTCGGCTTCCTCGGCATCCTGACCGGTGACGCGACAGGCTTCATCGTGCTGATGCTATTCGGCATCATCCTGCTCGTGATGGCCGCCATCTACACGGTCGGCCTCTGCGCGCTCGGCGGCTTCATCGCCCACGCGGTCTGGGAGGACGACTTCCGCAAGGCCCGCACCACCGCGAGCACGGGAACCACGACCGAGACGTACGACGAAGCCCAGTACTGA
- a CDS encoding amidohydrolase family protein, translating to MSLPSVVDPDDPRIIDTHAHQPTEEFLFDAGGEMMQDAAKRFGKEMVPNSYEEMIEEYRAVGIDRAVLLGWDAETNTGNPPVPNEYVAEVRDEHDDFFVGFGSVDPLKDDCVEEARRCVEDLDLVGFKFQQIAQGFDPSDPEHEELFDTIEDLGVPCVFHGGNSTLGACAPGGRGLKIKYGDPMLLDDVAAEHPDLQILIAHPAFPWEKEQLAICQQKGNVYMDLSGWMPAYIDDQVLHYAKTLLKDKVMFGTDYPMLDPAKWLHQFAELDFPEPVQRKILWENAEEFFDLD from the coding sequence ATGAGTCTGCCGAGCGTCGTCGACCCCGACGACCCGCGAATCATCGACACCCACGCACACCAGCCGACCGAGGAGTTCCTCTTCGACGCCGGCGGCGAGATGATGCAGGACGCCGCGAAGCGCTTCGGCAAGGAGATGGTGCCGAACTCCTACGAGGAGATGATCGAGGAGTACCGCGCGGTCGGCATCGACAGGGCCGTCCTGCTCGGCTGGGACGCCGAGACCAACACCGGCAACCCGCCGGTCCCGAACGAGTACGTCGCCGAGGTGCGCGACGAGCACGACGACTTCTTCGTCGGCTTCGGGAGCGTCGACCCACTGAAGGACGACTGCGTCGAGGAGGCCCGCCGCTGTGTCGAGGACCTCGACCTCGTCGGCTTCAAGTTCCAGCAGATCGCCCAGGGCTTCGACCCGAGCGACCCCGAGCACGAGGAGCTGTTCGACACCATCGAGGACCTCGGCGTGCCCTGTGTCTTCCACGGCGGCAACTCCACGCTGGGCGCGTGTGCGCCCGGCGGCCGTGGCCTGAAGATCAAGTACGGCGACCCGATGCTGCTCGACGACGTGGCCGCCGAGCACCCCGACCTGCAGATACTCATCGCGCACCCGGCGTTCCCGTGGGAGAAGGAACAGCTCGCCATCTGCCAGCAGAAGGGCAACGTCTACATGGACCTCTCGGGCTGGATGCCCGCCTACATCGACGACCAGGTGCTGCACTACGCGAAGACGCTGCTCAAGGACAAGGTGATGTTCGGCACGGACTACCCGATGCTCGACCCCGCGAAGTGGCTCCACCAGTTCGCCGAACTCGACTTCCCCGAGCCGGTCCAGCGCAAGATTCTCTGGGAGAACGCCGAGGAGTTCTTCGACCTGGACTGA
- a CDS encoding hydantoinase B/oxoprolinase family protein: MTDSVTLEVIRNACIAVCEEMNANLIRTGYSPNIKERRDCSCALFDADGEMISQAENMPVHLGAMPFSVAAAIDRFPPETLEPGDGILLNDPFYGGAHLPDLTLVTPVFHEDDDGDSELVAFAANRAHHADVGGARAGSVAADSTEIYQEGLRIPPVKLFEGGEPNESVFDMVLSNVRTPDERRGDLRAQEAANQTGRRRFLELVEKYGRETLNEALGEIQEYSEARMRAEIEELEDGTYEFSDVLDDDGLGNEDLRIQAAVTVDGDSVTVDFDGTADQTEGPVNAVLAVTASATYYSVRCVTDPDIPPNHGCYRPIEVEAPEGTIVNPNPPAAVVGGNLETSQRVTDVVLGAFAQQAPERVTAAGQGTMNNVTFGGTDPRTETPYAFYETQGGGFGGRVGKDGMDGVHVHMSNTMNTPVEVLETAYPLRVRRYELRQDSGGPGEFRGGLGLRRDIQVRDHEAHFSLLADRHTHQPYGLEGGEPGESGAAELTTAEGETRRLPQKSTHELPPGSTVSIRTPGAGGYGDPADRDPDAVRRDVRHGKVSAAAAREAYGVDPSVGESADAGDDAHGSTVDAEGDDV, translated from the coding sequence ATGACCGACTCTGTCACACTCGAAGTCATCAGGAACGCCTGCATCGCCGTCTGCGAGGAGATGAACGCGAACCTCATCCGGACGGGCTACTCGCCGAACATCAAGGAACGTCGTGACTGCTCCTGTGCGCTGTTCGACGCCGACGGCGAGATGATAAGCCAGGCGGAGAACATGCCGGTCCACCTCGGCGCGATGCCGTTCTCGGTCGCGGCGGCCATCGACCGCTTCCCGCCGGAGACGCTCGAACCCGGCGACGGAATCCTGCTGAACGACCCGTTCTACGGCGGTGCACACCTGCCGGACCTCACCCTCGTGACGCCGGTGTTCCACGAGGACGACGACGGCGATTCGGAACTCGTCGCGTTCGCGGCGAACCGCGCGCACCACGCCGACGTGGGCGGGGCGCGCGCCGGGAGCGTCGCCGCGGACTCCACCGAGATCTACCAGGAGGGGTTGCGCATCCCGCCGGTGAAGCTGTTCGAGGGCGGCGAGCCGAACGAGTCGGTGTTCGACATGGTGCTCTCGAACGTCCGGACGCCGGACGAGCGCCGGGGCGACCTCCGGGCACAGGAGGCCGCCAACCAGACCGGCAGGCGGCGGTTCCTCGAACTGGTCGAGAAGTACGGTCGCGAGACGCTGAACGAGGCACTCGGCGAGATTCAGGAGTACTCCGAGGCCCGGATGCGCGCAGAGATCGAGGAACTGGAGGACGGCACCTACGAGTTCTCGGACGTGCTCGACGACGACGGCCTCGGCAACGAGGACCTCCGTATCCAGGCTGCCGTCACCGTGGACGGCGACAGCGTCACCGTCGACTTCGACGGCACCGCCGACCAGACCGAGGGCCCGGTCAACGCCGTGCTCGCGGTCACCGCGTCGGCGACGTACTACTCGGTGCGCTGCGTGACCGACCCGGACATCCCGCCGAACCACGGCTGCTACCGGCCCATCGAGGTGGAAGCGCCGGAGGGCACCATCGTCAATCCGAACCCGCCGGCGGCGGTCGTCGGCGGCAACCTCGAAACCTCACAGCGCGTGACCGACGTGGTGCTCGGTGCGTTCGCCCAGCAGGCACCCGAACGCGTGACGGCGGCCGGACAGGGGACGATGAACAACGTCACCTTCGGCGGCACCGACCCCCGGACCGAGACGCCCTACGCCTTCTACGAGACGCAGGGCGGCGGTTTCGGCGGCCGCGTCGGCAAGGACGGCATGGACGGCGTCCACGTCCACATGTCGAACACGATGAACACCCCCGTCGAGGTGCTGGAGACGGCGTATCCGCTGCGGGTGCGTCGGTACGAGCTCCGGCAGGACTCCGGCGGCCCCGGCGAGTTCCGGGGCGGGCTGGGCCTCCGCCGTGACATCCAGGTCCGCGACCATGAGGCGCACTTCAGCCTGCTCGCGGACCGCCACACGCATCAGCCGTACGGGCTTGAAGGCGGCGAACCCGGAGAGTCCGGTGCGGCCGAACTCACGACCGCGGAGGGCGAGACGCGCCGGCTCCCGCAGAAGTCGACACACGAGCTGCCACCGGGCTCGACGGTCAGCATCCGGACGCCCGGTGCTGGCGGCTACGGCGACCCCGCCGACCGCGACCCCGACGCCGTCCGGCGCGACGTGCGCCACGGGAAGGTGTCCGCGGCCGCCGCCCGGGAGGCGTACGGCGTGGACCCGAGCGTCGGCGAATCGGCCGACGCGGGCGACGATGCGCACGGCTCGACCGTCGACGCGGAGGGTGACGATGTCTGA
- a CDS encoding branched-chain amino acid ABC transporter permease, with protein sequence MALADFAVSLVTFVAIYGLFALGLNLKFGFTGLIDFGHVAYFMVGGYVTAVLTMPAQVTGYDGLGGYALPAMLAVVPGGDVLGWLLGVAGGMVAAALVSLLVGVPTLRLREDYLAITALGIATILNEVVRNEQWLFNGPFGIRTVHQPASAAFPLGLGSFTLNLVVFGGLSVLVLAYAGYRVGRYVKDIDGTGAGLGLASVAILGGAIGALTRGGSLLVVGVALAVVGVVVLREAVRRSLEPERTLALVVALAVAAWYFVQPLLAASNPTVTLQTNVMFLFDPVAGPNGGLDYDRFFMLLSLGFLAGGYLWCQRTINSPYGRVLRAVRDDEDVPRALGKETFRYKIQALLFGSALAGAAGSLYTIHLGFISPDQFGAMITFFAFSSVIIGGTANNAGVVLGTAVFWAINSGTQFLNDYFPSEYAVKLAAARLIFIGALLIVILYYRPEGILGEQDYDINLPGDGPAPSRDETAAAAGGDADD encoded by the coding sequence ATGGCGTTAGCGGACTTCGCCGTCTCGCTCGTCACGTTCGTCGCCATCTACGGGCTGTTCGCCCTCGGGCTGAACCTCAAGTTCGGCTTCACGGGGCTGATCGACTTCGGCCACGTTGCCTACTTCATGGTCGGCGGCTACGTCACCGCCGTCCTCACGATGCCGGCGCAGGTGACCGGCTACGACGGCCTCGGGGGGTACGCGCTCCCCGCGATGCTCGCCGTCGTCCCCGGCGGCGACGTGCTCGGCTGGCTGCTCGGCGTCGCCGGCGGCATGGTCGCCGCCGCGCTCGTCTCGCTGCTCGTCGGCGTGCCGACCCTGCGTCTGCGCGAGGACTACCTCGCCATCACCGCGCTCGGCATCGCCACCATCCTGAACGAGGTCGTCCGGAACGAGCAGTGGCTGTTCAACGGTCCGTTCGGTATCCGGACCGTCCACCAGCCCGCGTCGGCCGCGTTCCCGCTCGGGCTCGGCTCGTTCACGCTGAACCTCGTCGTCTTTGGCGGCCTGAGCGTGCTCGTCCTCGCCTACGCCGGCTACCGCGTCGGCCGGTACGTGAAGGACATCGACGGGACCGGCGCCGGGCTCGGTCTCGCCAGCGTCGCCATCCTCGGTGGGGCCATCGGGGCGCTCACCCGTGGCGGCTCACTGCTCGTCGTCGGCGTCGCGCTCGCCGTCGTCGGTGTGGTCGTCCTCCGCGAGGCGGTCCGTCGCTCGCTCGAGCCCGAGCGCACGCTCGCGCTCGTCGTCGCACTCGCAGTCGCGGCCTGGTACTTCGTCCAGCCGCTGCTGGCCGCGTCGAACCCGACCGTCACGCTCCAGACGAACGTGATGTTCCTGTTCGACCCCGTCGCGGGGCCGAACGGCGGGCTCGACTACGACCGCTTCTTCATGCTGCTCTCGCTGGGGTTCCTCGCCGGCGGCTACCTGTGGTGCCAGCGCACCATCAACAGCCCGTACGGTCGCGTGCTGCGTGCGGTCCGCGACGACGAGGACGTGCCGCGCGCGCTGGGCAAGGAGACGTTCCGCTACAAGATACAGGCGCTCCTGTTCGGCTCCGCGCTCGCGGGGGCGGCCGGGTCGCTGTACACCATCCACCTCGGCTTCATCAGCCCCGACCAGTTCGGGGCGATGATCACGTTCTTCGCGTTCTCGTCGGTCATCATCGGTGGGACCGCGAACAACGCCGGGGTCGTGCTCGGGACGGCGGTGTTCTGGGCCATCAACAGCGGGACGCAGTTCCTCAACGACTACTTCCCGTCGGAGTACGCCGTCAAGCTGGCCGCCGCGCGGCTCATCTTCATCGGCGCGCTCCTCATCGTCATCCTCTACTACCGGCCGGAGGGGATCCTCGGCGAGCAGGACTACGACATCAACCTGCCCGGAGACGGGCCCGCGCCGAGTCGGGACGAGACGGCGGCCGCAGCCGGAGGTGACGCCGATGACTGA
- a CDS encoding MFS transporter: MTRDPLRYVPHVLVTSVGYVVFAYAALPDLLTARLDIGLSSFGLLMSAPLLAFVVVQRPASRWVGRHTTTRVLFAGGLAHLALGLSVDLSASFPVVLALRGLWGLTGGLLLTVGATHISRLSEGANATRQQGVYGGLLTMGGMLGFLLAPTLVREYGWLALHAPGTLLSVPAIAVAGLHLSDRRTAPTETTTARGGVVLHPVVVLASVCYVAIIGSYITLSTFVTAYFADLGVVARLNVVVLASATAGRIVGGETSWRIALSDRRLIAGSTAAAALGFGAMAATGSSAALVVLPFVVMLAVSVPFGAVYNLAAGATDAEGTAIATIVAAGNVAALVLPPVTGTIRETTGSYGGAFLVLGALNAVAAVATYYTIRRKT; encoded by the coding sequence ATGACGCGCGACCCGCTCCGGTACGTGCCGCACGTGCTGGTCACGAGCGTCGGCTACGTCGTCTTCGCCTACGCCGCGCTGCCGGACCTGCTGACGGCGCGGCTGGACATCGGCCTCTCGTCGTTCGGACTGCTGATGAGCGCGCCGCTGCTGGCGTTCGTCGTCGTGCAGCGCCCGGCCTCGCGCTGGGTAGGCCGGCACACGACGACCCGGGTGCTGTTCGCGGGCGGCCTCGCCCACCTCGCGCTGGGGCTGTCGGTGGACCTCTCGGCGTCGTTCCCCGTCGTGCTCGCGCTGCGCGGGCTCTGGGGCCTGACGGGTGGGCTCTTGCTCACGGTCGGTGCGACGCACATCTCGCGGCTCTCGGAGGGTGCGAACGCGACCCGCCAGCAGGGGGTCTACGGCGGCCTGCTCACGATGGGCGGGATGCTCGGCTTCCTGCTCGCGCCGACGTTGGTGCGGGAGTACGGCTGGCTCGCGCTGCACGCCCCGGGCACACTGCTGTCGGTGCCGGCCATCGCGGTCGCGGGGCTCCACCTGTCGGACCGACGGACGGCACCCACGGAGACGACGACGGCCCGGGGCGGTGTCGTGTTGCACCCGGTCGTCGTCCTCGCGTCGGTGTGCTACGTGGCCATCATCGGCTCGTACATCACGCTCTCGACGTTCGTGACGGCGTACTTCGCGGACCTCGGCGTGGTCGCCCGCCTGAACGTCGTCGTGCTCGCGTCGGCGACGGCGGGGCGCATCGTCGGCGGGGAGACCTCGTGGCGGATCGCGCTCTCGGACCGGCGGCTCATCGCCGGGAGCACCGCCGCCGCAGCACTGGGCTTCGGCGCGATGGCGGCGACAGGGAGTTCGGCCGCGCTGGTCGTCCTCCCGTTCGTCGTCATGCTCGCCGTCTCGGTCCCGTTCGGAGCGGTGTACAACCTCGCCGCGGGCGCGACCGACGCGGAGGGGACCGCCATCGCGACCATCGTCGCGGCTGGCAACGTCGCCGCACTGGTGCTCCCACCGGTGACCGGCACCATCCGGGAGACGACGGGGAGTTACGGCGGTGCGTTCCTCGTCCTCGGCGCGCTGAACGCCGTCGCGGCGGTCGCGACCTACTACACGATACGGAGGAAGACATGA